Proteins found in one Anopheles aquasalis chromosome 3, idAnoAquaMG_Q_19, whole genome shotgun sequence genomic segment:
- the LOC126575156 gene encoding acylglycerol kinase, mitochondrial yields MAFVLRFAKTIRNNWKKSTVFGSAVAYGVSYSKEKYDIKQLMRYYCTEASRYGDVKIAQNQRPPKVLVLLNPAANRKDSEEDFQNYCEPILHLAGFEVDIVKTDSEGHARRYVEELVTLPDALIVGGGDGTLSEAVSGMKRRPDGAQCPIGVLPLGRTNTLARKLFAAEGAKHSDLENVRTMANAAYAVIAGKKEKKDVMRIEVLPSVADETPPEKPVYALGTLQWGAFRDILALRDKYWYTASLRDYTAFLFNAFDGGHTWNCKARLAYTEPCSGCSNCYRDLDDQWTVKKQQEQQPRRWWSMFVPRSKTPPKTDYTKIVNEKCSVRHEIDIDPSELVIKTQNVDDTGEEAAEQQQESKLQLVVAAPVDSGFGFISESWSRLRQRKYFECPSAPESAISARTIELLPERLKVEETDPDLYYSIDNEAYEVRPVRVTLVPKAIEVFTF; encoded by the exons ATGGCATTTGTACTCCGGTTTGCTAAAACCATTCGGAACAACTGGAAAAAGTCGACGGTGTTCGGCAGTGCCGTGGCGTACGGTGTTTCCTATTCCAAAGAGAAATATGA CATCAAACAGTTAATGCGCTACTACTGCACGGAGGCATCACGGTATGGAGATGTAAAGATTGCACAAAATCAAAGGCCTCCCAAAGTGCTTGTCCTCCTTAATCCCGCTGCGAATCGTAAAGATTCAGAAGAAGAC TTCCAAAACTACTGCGAACCAATTCTGCATTTGGCCGGTTTCGAGGTGGACATTGTGAAGACCGACTCGGAAGGCCATGCGCGTCGCTACGTCGAGGAGCTAGTAACGCTTCCCGATGCACTCATAGtaggcggtggtgatggcaccCTCTCGGAGGCCGTATCCGGCATGAAACGACGACCAGATGGTGCCCAGTGTCCGATCGGTGTGCTACCGCTCGGTCGAACAAACACCCTGGCCCGGAAACTGTTTGCTGCCGAAGGTGCGAAGCATTCCGATCTGGAGAACGTTCGCACGATGGCCAACGCAGCGTATGCGGTGATCGCTggcaagaaggaaaagaaagatgtGATGCGCATCGAGGTGCTCCCGAGTGTGGCCGATGAGACACCACCGGAGAAACCGGTGTACGCCCTGGGGACACTGCAGTGGGGAGCTTTCCGGGACATACTGGCCCTGAGGGATAAGTACTGGTACACGGCCTCGTTGCGCGATTACACGGCGTTCCTGTTCAATGCgttcgatggtggccacacgTGGAACTGTAAGGCACGACTGGCCTACACGGAACCTTGCAGTGGGTGTAGTAATTGCTACCGGGACCTCGATGACCAGTGGAcggtgaagaagcagcaggaacagcaaccTCGGCGCTGGTGGTCAATGTTTGTGCCACGCTCCAAGACACCACCGAAGACGGATTATACGAAGATTGTGAATGAAAAGTGTTCGGTGCGGCACgagatcgatatcgatccATCGGAGTTAGTGATCAAGACACAGAATGTGGATGACACCGGGGAAGAAGccgcggaacagcagcaggaatcgAAGCTACAGTTGGTCGTTGCTGCACCGGTTGATTCTGGCTTTGGCTTTATCAGTGAAAGCTGGAGCCGATTAAGACAACGTAAATACTTTGAATGTCCGTCGGCCCCGGAGAGTGCGATCAGTGCCAGAACGATCGAGTTACTTCCGGAAAGGCTGAAAGTGGAAGAAACTGATCCCGATCTGTACTATTCGATCGACAACGAAGCGTACGAGGTGCGTCCGGTGCGAGTGACGCTCGTTCCGAAAGCGATCGAAGTGTTCACGTTCTAG
- the LOC126575158 gene encoding ubiquitin-related modifier 1 homolog, protein MDDSIDEEVISGGSTITVEFSGGAETLFGGVKEHVVPLDGSKIVLLEEMLRWLRDHLLTGDQNLFLQDNTVRPGILVMINDTDWDLMGETEYILQPGDHILFISTLHGG, encoded by the exons ATGGATGATTCAATCGATGAGGAGGTCATCTCAGGTGgttccaccatcaccgtcgagTTCAG cgGTGGAGCGGAAACGCTGTTCGGTGGCGTCAAGGAACACGTAGTGCCGTTGGATGGATCGAAAATAG TGCTGCTCGAAGAAATGCTCCGATGGTTGCGGGATCATCTGCTGACGGGCGATCAGAATCTGTTCCTGCAGGACAACACCGTTCGGCCCGGCATTCTCGTCATGATCAACGATACCGACTGGGATCTGATG GGTGAAACCGAGTACATCCTCCAGCCCGGTGACCATATTCTCTTCATTTCCACCCTCCATGGCGGATAA
- the LOC126575157 gene encoding polyisoprenoid diphosphate/phosphate phosphohydrolase PLPP6, whose translation MSDGGVDSKTRLEEGRNVPPALKKLLEWDVIVTKQFVSFMLNFVPFRSLRTHCKVLEYSCHGIAWLAGWLAFCWMIDRPEWYQMQVNLFIGLLTDIVMVAIIKAATRRRRPAINDDPLCFGPDKFSFPSGHVSRGVFITTFLTALDPVTIVFWPPLLAWTVALCISRLLLYRHHILDVIGGIILGLFNAFLISLIWFDQEGSVWLINWITDERVAGAEYGV comes from the exons ATGAGCGACGGTGGT GTTGATTCCAAAACGCGACTTGAGGAGGGCCGAAATGTTCCACCGGcgctgaagaagctgctggagTGGGATGTGATTGTCACGAAACAGTTTGTCAGCTTTATGCTGAACTttgtgccgttccgttccctaCGCACGCACTGTAAGGTGCTGGAGTACTCGTGCCATGGTATCGCCTGGCTAGCCGGTTGGCTAGCGTTCTGCTGGATGATCGACCGACCGGAATGGTACCAGATGCAGGTGAATCTGTTTATCGGTCTGCTCACCGATATcgtgatggtggccattatCAAGGCAGCCACAAGACGCCGCCGTCCGGCCATCAACGATGATCCGCTGTGCTTTGGACCGGACAAGTTTAGCTTCCCATCGGGGCACGTTTCACGCGGAGTATTCATCACAACCTTCCTGACCGCACTCGATCCGGTGACGATCGTGTTCTGGCCTCCACTGCTCGCCTGGACCGTGGCCTTGTGCATCTCACGTTTGTTGCTCTACCGTCACCACATCCTCGACGTCATCGGTGGCATCATTCTGGGACTGTTTAATGCGTTTCTCATCTCGTTGATCTGGTTCGATCAGGAGGGTAGCGTTTGGTTGATCAACTGGATCACCGATGAGCGTGTGGCCGGTGCGGAGTATGGTGTGTAG